The Micromonospora sp. NBC_00421 genome contains a region encoding:
- a CDS encoding ATP-binding SpoIIE family protein phosphatase produces the protein MPGTVGRAPTSPAPVPGPAGVSPVVAAVRAHPWADTPLGPQQGWDVAVRVLVDVILSCPVPMALHYGDDFVLLYNQAYAEVIGDRHPGAMGRPAPEVYADLWHAPGVGEVIERAYRHGESFLQKESVLPIHQHTAATGEHAVFTRGHSPVRDSTGRTVGVLTVAAQTTQLTQQLQSLSDFAAALSGTLTLDDVARVTLRYALHSFDADQVSFAVDDGPAWRLVRRIRGELLDEADERLPPLWRPVPADTTAPVVVGARSGVPFFAGDGQPLRDIAVDRHDQKIRSLAAVPLRSSVIRGGLAVGYQAPHGWSAAERALLAASAELVGQAAERARRFETQHGTAQLLQRSMLPEQLPALPRLRIAARYDPGVDGNAAGGDFYDAFLLPSGDLGVVLGDVAGHDVQAAARMGQVRAALRALALTDPRPDAVLAGLDRLVASLGTETGTHELFVTVVFGVVDADRGEITMASAGHPPPLIRRSGPDGVATATFVELPTGAPLGLGCRPPTAIVPFAPGDTLLLYSDGVVERRRQSLTTGLAGLAAAVTGAASGDPRALCAVATGAVPGATEDDVAVLAVEHALKPSRSAGMEMPAEPTAPSRVRHWMTAQLGEWQVPEAVIGAAVLCTSELTTNALLHAGTAARVEIDLSPERLLVSVADSGTRGTVTRAQTDTLSSRGRGLGLIEQLSDAWGTDPTVRGSTVWFEILLPAG, from the coding sequence ATGCCAGGCACGGTCGGGCGGGCCCCGACGTCACCAGCCCCCGTACCGGGACCGGCCGGGGTCTCACCGGTGGTGGCGGCCGTACGGGCCCACCCGTGGGCCGACACCCCGCTCGGCCCACAGCAGGGCTGGGATGTGGCGGTCCGCGTGCTGGTCGACGTGATCCTGTCCTGTCCCGTCCCGATGGCGCTGCACTACGGCGACGACTTCGTCCTGCTCTACAACCAGGCGTACGCCGAGGTGATCGGCGACCGGCACCCCGGCGCGATGGGCCGCCCGGCCCCCGAGGTCTACGCCGACCTGTGGCACGCCCCCGGTGTCGGTGAGGTGATCGAACGGGCCTACCGGCACGGCGAGTCGTTCCTCCAGAAGGAGTCGGTGCTCCCGATCCACCAGCACACCGCCGCCACCGGTGAACACGCGGTTTTCACCCGTGGCCACTCCCCGGTCCGCGACAGCACCGGCCGGACCGTCGGCGTGCTCACCGTCGCCGCCCAGACCACTCAACTCACCCAGCAGTTGCAGAGCCTGTCCGATTTCGCCGCAGCCCTGTCGGGCACCCTCACCCTGGACGACGTGGCCCGGGTGACGCTGCGCTACGCGCTGCACTCCTTCGACGCCGACCAGGTGTCCTTCGCGGTCGACGACGGTCCCGCCTGGCGGCTGGTCCGGCGGATCCGGGGTGAACTGCTCGACGAGGCCGACGAGCGGCTGCCCCCGCTGTGGCGGCCGGTCCCGGCGGACACCACCGCTCCGGTGGTGGTCGGTGCCCGCAGCGGGGTGCCCTTCTTCGCGGGGGACGGCCAACCGCTGCGGGACATCGCGGTCGACCGGCACGACCAGAAGATCCGCTCGCTGGCCGCGGTGCCGCTGCGCTCGTCGGTGATCCGGGGTGGCCTGGCCGTGGGCTACCAGGCCCCGCACGGCTGGTCGGCGGCGGAACGGGCGCTGCTGGCCGCCTCGGCCGAACTGGTCGGCCAGGCGGCGGAGCGGGCCCGCCGGTTCGAGACCCAGCACGGCACCGCCCAACTGCTGCAACGCAGCATGCTCCCGGAGCAGTTGCCGGCGCTGCCCCGGCTGCGCATCGCCGCCCGGTACGACCCGGGTGTCGACGGTAACGCCGCCGGTGGTGACTTCTACGACGCCTTCCTGCTGCCCTCCGGCGACCTGGGTGTGGTGCTCGGCGACGTCGCCGGACACGACGTGCAGGCCGCAGCCCGGATGGGGCAGGTACGCGCGGCCCTGCGGGCGCTGGCGCTTACCGATCCGCGCCCGGACGCGGTCCTGGCCGGCCTGGACCGGCTGGTGGCGAGCCTGGGCACCGAGACCGGCACCCATGAACTCTTCGTGACGGTGGTCTTCGGGGTGGTCGACGCCGACCGGGGGGAGATCACCATGGCCAGCGCCGGCCACCCCCCGCCGTTGATCCGGCGTAGTGGGCCGGACGGCGTCGCCACCGCCACCTTCGTCGAACTGCCGACCGGGGCACCCCTGGGGCTGGGCTGCCGGCCCCCGACCGCCATCGTGCCCTTCGCCCCCGGCGACACCCTGCTGCTCTACAGCGACGGGGTGGTCGAACGGCGACGGCAGAGCCTCACCACCGGCCTGGCCGGGCTGGCGGCGGCGGTGACCGGGGCCGCCAGCGGTGACCCCCGGGCGCTCTGCGCGGTCGCCACCGGCGCCGTGCCCGGCGCCACCGAGGACGACGTGGCGGTGCTGGCGGTGGAGCACGCGCTCAAGCCGAGCCGGTCCGCCGGGATGGAGATGCCGGCCGAGCCGACCGCGCCGAGCCGGGTACGCCACTGGATGACGGCGCAGCTGGGCGAGTGGCAGGTGCCCGAGGCGGTGATCGGCGCGGCGGTGCTGTGCACAAGCGAGCTGACCACCAACGCGCTGCTGCACGCCGGCACCGCCGCCCGGGTGGAGATCGATCTCAGCCCGGAACGGCTGCTGGTGTCCGTCGCCGACTCCGGCACCCGGGGCACGGTGACCCGGGCCCAGACCGACACGCTGAGCAGCCGCGGCCGTGGCCTCGGGCTGATCGAACAGCTCTCCGACGCCTGGGGCACCGACCCGACCGTACGCGGCTCGACAGTCTGGTTCGAGATCCTGCTGCCCGCCGGCTGA
- a CDS encoding DUF2795 domain-containing protein, translating to MERGSSKHAPRVDDQMSQEVSGLVQGPGTGGSRVEEFREAEPAGEDQPGATTAPAGDLRTGTPQGMSAEDVEARSRLGRFITMTALPGDRLALIANARENQAPDDLVAALERLPEETRYQTISEVWAALGHRNETTRW from the coding sequence ATGGAACGTGGCAGCAGCAAGCACGCACCGAGGGTCGACGACCAGATGAGCCAGGAGGTCAGCGGCCTCGTCCAGGGGCCGGGCACCGGCGGCTCACGGGTCGAGGAGTTCCGCGAGGCGGAGCCGGCCGGCGAGGACCAGCCGGGTGCCACCACGGCCCCGGCGGGCGACCTGCGCACCGGCACCCCGCAGGGGATGAGTGCGGAGGACGTGGAGGCGCGCAGCCGGTTGGGCCGGTTCATCACGATGACGGCCCTGCCCGGCGACCGGCTGGCGTTGATCGCCAACGCCCGGGAGAACCAGGCGCCCGACGACCTGGTGGCCGCCCTGGAGCGGCTGCCGGAGGAGACGCGTTACCAGACGATCTCCGAGGTGTGGGCCGCACTCGGGCACCGGAACGAGACGACGCGCTGGTGA
- a CDS encoding DUF6401 family natural product biosynthesis protein: protein MRVPYPQVATGTAVSAARSRLALLTASVGAPGLAAAAARPGLLALVDQHAAAIRDSLDGDRRPLTPAALAGYAEGVRDTAGAYGLLPAGAVDFAAPDWVLTRLLAVCVLARALDPRHLDPA from the coding sequence ATGCGAGTGCCGTACCCCCAGGTCGCGACCGGGACCGCCGTGAGCGCGGCGCGCTCCCGCCTGGCCCTGCTCACCGCCTCGGTCGGCGCTCCCGGCCTCGCCGCCGCCGCGGCCCGGCCGGGCCTGCTCGCGCTGGTCGACCAGCACGCCGCGGCGATCCGGGACAGCCTCGACGGTGACCGTCGACCGCTGACCCCGGCGGCCCTGGCCGGCTATGCCGAGGGCGTCCGCGACACGGCCGGCGCCTACGGCCTGCTTCCCGCCGGCGCGGTCGACTTCGCCGCGCCGGACTGGGTGCTGACCCGACTACTCGCGGTCTGCGTCCTGGCCCGCGCCCTCGACCCCCGGCACCTCGACCCGGCCTGA
- a CDS encoding MFS transporter: MSVAPPRSSLLLLAYLAFVSLGLPDGLLGVGWPSISAEFGVPTGAVGLVLTAGTVGYLTSSVLAGFTLARLGVGRLLAGSTLLASLALTGYATAPALTVLICCALVLGLGSGAIDSGLNAYAAGAFGPRHMNWMHAFFGLGVAIGPLVMTAMLSTGAGWRWGYAVTAAAQLALATAFALTVGAWRDRAGTAARPASAADDPLPAAGSDPLPAGSESRSERAVPVDAGSVPDRTGASVPTGPAVVRVSETLRLPAVWFGALAFAVYVAIEVSAGLYAFLLLTEGRGLPAAVAGVCVSTYWGSLFVGRVVQGLVAERLGTARVLRGSLLGMAAGAVLIALPAPGAVTVAGLVVLGFAAAPVFPLLTLSTAERVGRQHADRVIGVQIGAAGIGAALIPAGLGVLLGDISVRLLGPALTVLAVALLVVHAAAARRTAPSPAA; this comes from the coding sequence GTGTCCGTCGCCCCGCCGCGTTCCTCGCTGCTCCTGCTCGCCTACCTCGCCTTCGTCAGTCTCGGCCTGCCCGATGGACTGCTCGGCGTCGGCTGGCCCTCGATCAGCGCCGAGTTCGGCGTACCGACCGGAGCGGTCGGCCTGGTGCTCACCGCCGGCACGGTCGGGTACCTGACCTCCAGCGTGCTCGCCGGGTTCACCCTCGCCCGGCTCGGCGTGGGCCGGCTGCTGGCCGGCAGCACCCTGCTGGCGAGCCTGGCCCTGACCGGGTACGCCACCGCACCCGCGCTGACCGTGCTGATCTGCTGCGCGCTGGTCCTCGGCCTCGGCTCCGGTGCCATCGACTCGGGCCTCAACGCCTACGCCGCCGGAGCGTTCGGCCCCCGGCACATGAACTGGATGCACGCCTTCTTCGGCCTCGGCGTGGCGATCGGCCCACTGGTGATGACCGCGATGTTGAGCACCGGCGCGGGCTGGCGCTGGGGGTACGCGGTCACCGCCGCCGCCCAGCTCGCCCTGGCCACCGCGTTCGCGCTCACCGTCGGGGCGTGGCGGGACCGGGCAGGTACGGCAGCCCGGCCCGCGTCGGCCGCCGACGACCCGTTGCCCGCCGCTGGGTCCGACCCGTTGCCTGCCGGGTCCGAGTCGCGGTCGGAGCGTGCTGTTCCGGTCGACGCGGGGTCGGTGCCGGACCGGACCGGAGCGTCAGTGCCGACCGGGCCGGCGGTGGTGCGGGTCTCCGAGACGCTCCGGCTGCCCGCGGTCTGGTTCGGCGCGCTCGCCTTCGCCGTCTACGTGGCGATCGAGGTGTCCGCGGGGCTCTACGCGTTCCTGCTGCTCACCGAGGGCCGAGGGCTGCCCGCCGCCGTCGCCGGGGTGTGCGTGTCGACATACTGGGGCAGCCTCTTCGTCGGCCGGGTGGTGCAGGGGCTGGTGGCCGAGCGGCTCGGCACCGCCCGGGTGCTGCGGGGCAGCCTGCTGGGGATGGCGGCCGGTGCGGTGCTGATCGCGTTGCCGGCCCCGGGCGCGGTGACGGTGGCCGGTCTGGTGGTGCTCGGCTTCGCCGCCGCGCCGGTGTTCCCGCTGCTCACCCTGAGCACCGCGGAGCGGGTCGGCCGGCAGCACGCGGACCGGGTGATCGGCGTGCAGATCGGTGCCGCCGGGATCGGGGCGGCCCTCATCCCGGCCGGTCTCGGCGTGCTGCTCGGCGACATCTCCGTCCGGCTGCTCGGCCCGGCGTTGACGGTGCTGGCGGTGGCGCTACTGGTGGTGCACGCCGCCGCCGCCCGCCGTACCGCCCCGTCGCCCGCCGCCTGA
- a CDS encoding aldehyde dehydrogenase family protein: MYRVEQLIGGVWGAGGEGGELTVHDPADGSPVGTVPVATADEVAKAVGAAREVVAGWAATPAAQRAQLLHEAADAVAAEADELAAATTAEMGKPLADARGGVAAGVGTLRQYAELGPLRGGRTLHGGGDAIDFMTPQPRGVVAAITPWNDPVAVSCGLLGAALVTGNVVLYKPSERTPVTGWLLARLFDGVFPAGVLSLLTGGAEVGAALAAQPVDVVAHVGATTTGRAIAAACARTGAKALLENGGSDPLVVDAGVDPRWAADQAAIGAFANAGQLCVAVERIYAHRDVAEDFVDALVERATALVVGPGRDPGTELGPLVDRRHRDHVHGQVTAAVAQGATLRAGGVLPDGPGAFYPATVVTDCRHEMTVVREETFGPVAAVVTVDSFSEALRCAADSPYGLAATVLTGSMSHAQRAWRELPVGTVKVNAVFGGAPGGAAQPRRGSGQGFGYGPELLDEFSTVKAVHLEAPGGGHW; the protein is encoded by the coding sequence ATGTACCGGGTGGAGCAGTTGATCGGTGGGGTGTGGGGCGCGGGCGGCGAGGGCGGTGAGCTGACGGTGCACGACCCGGCCGACGGCTCCCCGGTCGGCACCGTGCCGGTGGCGACGGCCGACGAGGTGGCCAAGGCGGTCGGGGCGGCACGGGAGGTGGTCGCCGGGTGGGCGGCGACGCCGGCCGCGCAGCGGGCGCAGTTGCTGCACGAGGCGGCGGACGCGGTCGCGGCGGAGGCCGACGAACTGGCCGCCGCGACGACGGCGGAGATGGGCAAGCCGCTTGCCGACGCCCGGGGCGGGGTGGCGGCCGGCGTCGGCACCCTGCGCCAGTACGCCGAGCTGGGACCGCTGCGGGGCGGCCGGACGCTGCACGGCGGCGGTGACGCGATCGACTTCATGACGCCGCAGCCGCGTGGGGTGGTCGCCGCGATCACCCCGTGGAACGACCCGGTGGCGGTCTCCTGCGGTCTGCTCGGTGCCGCCCTGGTCACCGGCAACGTGGTGCTGTACAAGCCCAGCGAGCGCACCCCGGTCACCGGTTGGCTGCTGGCCCGGCTGTTCGACGGGGTGTTCCCCGCCGGGGTGCTGTCCCTGCTGACCGGGGGCGCCGAGGTGGGCGCGGCGCTGGCCGCCCAGCCGGTGGACGTTGTCGCGCACGTCGGTGCCACCACGACCGGCCGGGCGATCGCGGCGGCCTGCGCCCGCACCGGAGCCAAGGCGCTGCTGGAGAACGGCGGCAGCGACCCGCTCGTGGTGGACGCCGGGGTGGATCCGCGCTGGGCCGCCGACCAGGCGGCCATCGGGGCGTTCGCCAACGCCGGGCAGCTCTGCGTGGCGGTGGAGCGGATCTACGCGCACCGGGACGTCGCCGAGGACTTCGTCGACGCGCTGGTGGAGCGGGCCACCGCCCTGGTGGTCGGCCCGGGGCGCGACCCGGGCACCGAACTCGGGCCGCTGGTCGACCGACGGCACCGCGACCACGTGCACGGCCAGGTGACCGCGGCGGTGGCGCAGGGGGCGACGCTGCGCGCCGGTGGGGTGCTGCCGGACGGGCCGGGGGCGTTCTATCCGGCGACGGTGGTCACCGACTGCCGGCACGAGATGACAGTGGTCCGCGAGGAGACGTTCGGGCCGGTGGCCGCCGTGGTGACGGTGGACTCGTTCAGCGAGGCGCTGCGGTGCGCCGCCGACTCTCCGTACGGGCTGGCCGCGACGGTGCTGACCGGGTCGATGAGTCATGCCCAGCGGGCCTGGCGGGAGCTGCCGGTGGGCACCGTGAAGGTCAACGCGGTGTTCGGGGGCGCGCCGGGCGGTGCCGCGCAGCCACGCCGGGGCAGCGGCCAGGGCTTCGGGTACGGCCCGGAGCTGCTTGACGAGTTCAGCACGGTCAAGGCGGTCCACCTGGAGGCGCCGGGCGGCGGCCACTGGTGA
- a CDS encoding mechanosensitive ion channel family protein, protein MPETLAVRQVDIGSALTDMWRSVLLFVPRAIAFIVILVVGWLIARAVLKIVDAALERVGFDRAVERGGIRRALERTRYDASDILARLAYYAVLLFTLQFAFGVWGPNAISDLIRGVVAWLPRAFIAIVIVVVAAAIANAVRDLVSGALGGLSYGKVLADVTAIFILALGVIAALNQVGIATTVTTPVLIAVLATVAGILIVGVGGGLVKPMQSRWDGWLDRAAEESRAVQEHRRARAAGQGDMNRQMADRGGERTQAMPRVDEARTMAGGRGTYQSGAPGDETQQFGRPGS, encoded by the coding sequence ATGCCGGAAACCCTTGCGGTCAGGCAGGTCGACATCGGTAGCGCCTTGACCGACATGTGGCGCTCGGTGCTGCTCTTCGTGCCGCGGGCCATCGCATTCATCGTCATCCTCGTGGTGGGCTGGCTCATCGCCCGCGCGGTACTCAAGATCGTGGACGCGGCGCTGGAACGGGTGGGCTTCGACCGGGCGGTCGAACGGGGCGGGATCAGACGCGCGTTGGAACGGACCAGGTACGACGCCAGTGACATCCTGGCCCGACTCGCGTACTACGCGGTGCTGCTGTTCACCCTGCAGTTCGCCTTCGGGGTGTGGGGGCCCAACGCGATCAGCGACCTCATCCGAGGGGTGGTGGCCTGGCTGCCGCGGGCGTTCATCGCGATCGTCATCGTGGTCGTCGCCGCCGCGATCGCCAACGCCGTCCGGGACCTGGTCTCCGGAGCGCTCGGCGGCCTGTCGTACGGCAAGGTGCTGGCCGACGTGACGGCCATCTTCATCCTGGCGCTCGGGGTGATCGCCGCACTGAACCAGGTCGGCATCGCCACCACGGTCACCACGCCGGTCCTGATCGCGGTGCTCGCCACCGTGGCCGGCATCCTGATCGTCGGCGTCGGCGGCGGTCTGGTGAAGCCGATGCAGTCCCGCTGGGACGGCTGGCTGGACCGGGCGGCCGAGGAGTCGCGGGCGGTCCAGGAGCACCGGCGGGCCCGTGCGGCCGGACAGGGCGACATGAACCGGCAGATGGCCGACCGGGGCGGCGAGCGGACGCAGGCCATGCCGCGCGTCGACGAGGCCCGGACGATGGCCGGCGGCCGGGGCACCTACCAGTCGGGAGCCCCCGGCGACGAGACCCAGCAGTTCGGCCGTCCGGGCAGCTGA
- a CDS encoding ChaB family protein has protein sequence MPGREVLPSTLRRSPEKAQRTWEKTHDSAVETYGEGERAHRAAFAAVKHQFEKVGDHWEPKGRKGPSDRQAEGGGPGRRAPTAGGVDANATKDHLMQVAKKLDVPGRSRMTKPELVKAIEKANDRATRRARGD, from the coding sequence ATGCCCGGGCGCGAGGTACTGCCCAGCACGCTGCGACGCTCCCCGGAGAAGGCGCAGCGCACCTGGGAGAAGACGCACGACTCGGCGGTGGAGACCTACGGCGAGGGGGAGCGGGCGCACCGTGCCGCCTTCGCCGCCGTCAAGCACCAGTTCGAGAAGGTCGGCGACCACTGGGAGCCGAAGGGTCGCAAGGGGCCCAGCGACCGGCAGGCGGAGGGTGGCGGCCCCGGCCGGCGGGCTCCCACCGCCGGTGGGGTGGACGCCAACGCCACCAAGGACCACCTGATGCAGGTGGCGAAGAAGCTCGACGTACCGGGCCGCAGCCGGATGACCAAGCCGGAACTGGTCAAGGCGATCGAGAAGGCCAACGACCGGGCCACCCGCAGGGCCCGCGGCGACTGA
- a CDS encoding YihY/virulence factor BrkB family protein — MAATEPTVVTGEGPQVRIPRRIRQLSWSTWRGVLVRSGQGFVNDNCADWAAALTYYGVLALFPSTVVVVALVGLVSDGERTVDTVLDLARDIGAGSVVGNEGFVSVVRTVVDQQSGTKVLLSFGLLGALWSASGYIGAFTRASNAIYGVEEGRPFYRLRPLQIGMAALSLLLLAVVALGLIVSGPVADAVGDLVGAGGLARTMWSVAKWPVLAMVMMALLSLMFWIAPNVRQPRFRWLTPGGAVALLSWIVVSFGFGLYVANFGSYDVTYGSLGAVIAFLVWLYLSNSALMFGVQINAELQRGRRLQAGQEDPGEPALPPKATAGS, encoded by the coding sequence ATGGCAGCGACGGAGCCGACCGTGGTCACCGGTGAGGGGCCGCAGGTGCGCATTCCCCGCCGGATACGTCAGCTGAGCTGGTCGACCTGGCGGGGGGTGCTGGTCCGCAGCGGTCAGGGCTTCGTCAACGACAACTGCGCCGACTGGGCGGCGGCGCTGACCTACTACGGGGTGCTCGCCCTGTTCCCGTCCACCGTCGTGGTGGTGGCCCTGGTCGGTCTGGTCTCGGACGGCGAGCGGACCGTGGACACGGTGCTGGACCTGGCCCGAGACATCGGGGCCGGTTCGGTGGTCGGCAACGAGGGCTTCGTCTCGGTGGTCCGCACGGTGGTCGACCAGCAGAGCGGGACGAAGGTGCTGCTCAGCTTCGGTCTGCTCGGCGCGTTGTGGTCGGCGTCCGGATACATCGGCGCGTTCACCCGGGCCTCCAACGCGATCTACGGGGTCGAGGAGGGTCGCCCGTTCTACCGGCTGCGCCCGTTGCAGATCGGCATGGCCGCGCTGTCGCTGCTGCTGCTGGCGGTGGTGGCGCTGGGCCTGATCGTCAGCGGTCCGGTGGCCGACGCGGTGGGCGACCTGGTCGGCGCGGGTGGTTTGGCCCGGACGATGTGGAGCGTCGCGAAGTGGCCGGTGCTGGCGATGGTCATGATGGCCCTGCTGTCGCTGATGTTCTGGATCGCGCCGAACGTCCGGCAGCCCCGGTTCCGCTGGCTCACCCCGGGCGGGGCGGTGGCGCTGCTGTCCTGGATCGTCGTCTCCTTCGGCTTCGGCCTCTACGTGGCCAACTTCGGCTCGTACGACGTCACTTACGGCAGCCTGGGCGCGGTGATCGCCTTCCTGGTCTGGCTCTACCTGTCGAACTCGGCGCTGATGTTCGGGGTGCAGATCAACGCGGAGTTGCAGCGGGGGCGCCGGTTGCAGGCGGGCCAGGAGGACCCGGGTGAGCCGGCGCTGCCACCGAAGGCCACCGCCGGTTCGTGA
- a CDS encoding SRPBCC family protein, producing the protein MSGVIEHVDVSVPVRTAYDQWTQFEEFPHFMEGVQEVRQLSETMTHWTVEIAGVKREFDAEITEQLPDERVAWKSTGGTQQAGVVTFHRLDESNTRVTLQMDFEPHGVVEQAGDKLGVVDRRTKGDLERFKQFIERRGQETGAWRGSVDRPQP; encoded by the coding sequence ATGAGCGGCGTTATCGAGCATGTGGACGTGTCGGTACCGGTACGGACCGCCTACGACCAGTGGACCCAGTTCGAGGAGTTCCCCCACTTCATGGAGGGGGTGCAGGAGGTCCGGCAGCTGTCGGAGACGATGACCCACTGGACCGTGGAGATCGCCGGGGTCAAGCGCGAGTTCGACGCCGAGATCACCGAGCAGCTGCCCGACGAGCGGGTGGCCTGGAAGTCGACAGGCGGCACCCAGCAGGCCGGCGTGGTGACGTTCCACCGCCTCGACGAGAGCAACACCCGGGTGACCCTCCAGATGGACTTCGAACCGCACGGCGTGGTCGAGCAGGCCGGCGACAAGCTGGGCGTGGTCGACCGTCGGACCAAGGGCGACCTGGAGCGGTTCAAGCAGTTCATCGAGCGTCGCGGTCAGGAGACCGGGGCGTGGCGCGGGTCGGTCGACCGGCCCCAGCCCTGA
- a CDS encoding phytoene desaturase family protein, giving the protein MISPGTDTADAVVIGAGHNGLVAANLLADAGWDVVVLEATAAPGGAVRSAEVTAPGYLSDLYSSFYPLGYASPVLGGLDLPRYGLNWTHAPDVLAHLLPDGRAAVINRDLDTTAASLERFAPGDGERWRHAYADWAQVSGPMLDAITTPFPPVRGGLGLLRRLRVGGALRLARRLVLPVRKLGAELFAGEGGPALLAGCALHTDLSPEEAGSGVYGWLLAMLGQEVGWPVPVGGAQRITDALVARLTERGGRISYRAEVDRVLTARGRAMGVRTVGGATWRARRAVLADVPAPALYLDLVGAAQLPPRLVEDLAHFRWDGSTLKVDWALSTPVPWTDPALAGAGTVHLGADLDGLTTYSAELARGEIPAKPFLLAGQMTTADPTHSPAGTESMWSYTHLPFRRHWRAEDIARQVDRMEDVLEAAAPGFRSRIVGRHVAGPAELEQGDPSLVGGALGGGTAAAYQQLFLRPIPGLGRADTPVDRLYLASASAHPGGGVHGAPGANAARAALARDRAVTGGLYAGMIDAAHRTLYR; this is encoded by the coding sequence ATGATCTCGCCCGGCACGGACACCGCGGACGCCGTCGTCATCGGCGCCGGACACAACGGCCTGGTGGCCGCCAACCTGCTCGCCGACGCCGGCTGGGACGTGGTGGTGTTGGAGGCGACCGCCGCGCCCGGTGGGGCGGTCCGCTCCGCCGAGGTCACCGCCCCCGGCTACCTCAGCGACCTCTACAGCTCCTTCTACCCCCTCGGGTACGCCTCTCCGGTGCTCGGCGGCCTCGACCTGCCCCGGTACGGCCTGAACTGGACACACGCCCCGGACGTGCTGGCGCACCTGCTGCCCGACGGTCGGGCCGCCGTGATCAACCGGGACCTCGACACCACCGCCGCCTCGCTGGAGAGGTTCGCCCCCGGCGACGGAGAGCGCTGGCGGCACGCGTACGCCGACTGGGCGCAGGTGTCCGGGCCGATGCTCGACGCCATCACCACCCCGTTCCCCCCGGTACGCGGCGGGCTGGGGCTGCTGCGTCGACTGCGTGTCGGCGGTGCGCTACGGCTGGCCCGTCGGCTGGTCCTGCCGGTCCGCAAGCTCGGTGCCGAGCTGTTCGCCGGCGAGGGCGGCCCGGCGCTGCTGGCCGGCTGCGCCCTGCACACCGACCTGTCCCCCGAGGAGGCCGGCTCCGGCGTGTACGGCTGGCTGCTGGCCATGCTGGGCCAGGAGGTCGGCTGGCCGGTGCCGGTCGGTGGCGCCCAGCGGATCACCGACGCGCTCGTCGCCCGGCTCACCGAGCGGGGCGGCCGGATCTCCTACCGGGCGGAGGTCGACCGGGTGCTCACCGCCCGGGGCCGGGCGATGGGGGTACGCACCGTCGGCGGGGCCACCTGGCGGGCCCGCCGGGCGGTGCTCGCCGACGTGCCCGCCCCCGCCCTCTACCTGGACCTGGTCGGCGCCGCCCAGCTGCCACCCCGACTGGTGGAGGACCTGGCCCACTTCCGCTGGGACGGCTCCACCCTCAAGGTCGACTGGGCGCTCTCCACCCCGGTGCCGTGGACCGACCCGGCGTTGGCCGGCGCCGGCACCGTGCACCTGGGTGCCGACCTCGACGGGCTCACCACCTACTCCGCCGAACTGGCCCGGGGCGAGATCCCGGCGAAGCCGTTCCTGCTCGCCGGGCAGATGACCACCGCCGATCCGACGCACTCGCCGGCCGGCACCGAGTCGATGTGGTCGTACACCCACCTGCCGTTCCGGCGGCACTGGCGGGCCGAGGACATCGCCCGGCAGGTGGACCGGATGGAGGACGTGCTGGAGGCGGCCGCCCCGGGGTTCCGCAGCCGGATCGTCGGCCGGCACGTCGCCGGGCCGGCCGAGCTGGAGCAGGGCGACCCGAGCCTGGTCGGCGGGGCGCTGGGCGGTGGCACCGCCGCGGCGTACCAACAGCTGTTCCTGCGCCCGATCCCCGGCCTGGGCCGGGCCGACACCCCGGTCGACCGGCTCTACCTGGCCAGTGCCTCGGCGCACCCCGGCGGCGGGGTGCACGGCGCACCCGGCGCGAACGCCGCCCGGGCGGCCCTGGCCCGCGACCGCGCCGTCACCGGTGGTCTGTACGCCGGCATGATCGACGCCGCGCACCGGACGCTCTACCGCTGA